Proteins from a genomic interval of Thunnus thynnus chromosome 5, fThuThy2.1, whole genome shotgun sequence:
- the ehf gene encoding ETS homologous factor isoform X1, with protein sequence MSVTPTTTLDSQLTTTWGPTNSYPDVPMVMSGYTSRLWPHDSQPQFWSKYQVWEWLQQVMDMHQIDASNIPFQNFDMDGHQLCSLSYQDFIRAAGSVGPILFHSLTELKWSGQYHVEIGQLELKPELDFSCPFPDVSYPPGEIYDPSIHPLAPVASPTPSSPDIKRSYSRPHQVKKHNPRGTHLWEFIRDILLNPERNPGLIKWEDRTEGVFRFLKSEAVAQLWGKKKNNSSMTYEKLSRAMRYYYKREILERVDGRRLVYKFGRNARGWRESEK encoded by the exons ATGAGCGTCACTCCAACCACCACCCTGGACAGTCAGCTGACCACTACCTGGGGCCCTACTAACTCCTACCCTGATG TTCCAATGGTGATGTCTGGTTACACAAGTCGACTGTGGCCTCATGACTCCCAGCCTCAGTTCTGGAGTAAGTACCAGGTGTGGGAGTGGCTGCAGCAGGTCATGGACATGCACCAGATCGATGCCTCCAACATTCCCTTCCAAAACTTTGATATGGACGGCCATCAGCTCTGCAGCCTGAGCTACCAGGACTTCATCCGTGCTGCAGGCAGTGTGGGACCCATTCTCTtccacagcctcacagagctcaAGTGGAGCG GACAGTACCATGTGGAAATAGGGCAACTGGAACTCAAACCAGAAC tagACTTTTCCTGTCCATTTCCAGATGTCAGCTATCCCCCTGGAG AAATCTACGACCCCTCGATCCACCCCCTTGCACCTGTTGCCTCTCCCACCCCCTCTAGCCCTG ACATAAAAAGATCTTACAGTCGCCCGCATCAGGTCAAAAAACACA accCACGGGGGACCCACTTATGGGAGTTCATCAGGGACATTCTACTGAACCCTGAGCGCAACCCAGGGCTGATAAAATGGGAGGATCGGACAGAGGGGGTTTTCCGCTTCCTAAAGTCAGAGGCAGTGGCACAGTTATGGGGCAAGAAGAAGAATAACAGCAGCATGACCTATGAGAAACTCAGTCGTGCAATGAG ATATTACTACAAGAGGGAAATCCTAGAACGAGTAGACGGACGCAGACTGGTTTACAAATTTGGAAGGAATgcgagaggatggagggagtcagagaagtga
- the ehf gene encoding ETS homologous factor isoform X2: MSVTPTTTLDSQLTTTWGPTNSYPDVPMVMSGYTSRLWPHDSQPQFWSKYQVWEWLQQVMDMHQIDASNIPFQNFDMDGHQLCSLSYQDFIRAAGSVGPILFHSLTELKWSGQYHVEIGQLELKPEHFSCPFPDVSYPPGEIYDPSIHPLAPVASPTPSSPDIKRSYSRPHQVKKHNPRGTHLWEFIRDILLNPERNPGLIKWEDRTEGVFRFLKSEAVAQLWGKKKNNSSMTYEKLSRAMRYYYKREILERVDGRRLVYKFGRNARGWRESEK; encoded by the exons ATGAGCGTCACTCCAACCACCACCCTGGACAGTCAGCTGACCACTACCTGGGGCCCTACTAACTCCTACCCTGATG TTCCAATGGTGATGTCTGGTTACACAAGTCGACTGTGGCCTCATGACTCCCAGCCTCAGTTCTGGAGTAAGTACCAGGTGTGGGAGTGGCTGCAGCAGGTCATGGACATGCACCAGATCGATGCCTCCAACATTCCCTTCCAAAACTTTGATATGGACGGCCATCAGCTCTGCAGCCTGAGCTACCAGGACTTCATCCGTGCTGCAGGCAGTGTGGGACCCATTCTCTtccacagcctcacagagctcaAGTGGAGCG GACAGTACCATGTGGAAATAGGGCAACTGGAACTCAAACCAGAAC ACTTTTCCTGTCCATTTCCAGATGTCAGCTATCCCCCTGGAG AAATCTACGACCCCTCGATCCACCCCCTTGCACCTGTTGCCTCTCCCACCCCCTCTAGCCCTG ACATAAAAAGATCTTACAGTCGCCCGCATCAGGTCAAAAAACACA accCACGGGGGACCCACTTATGGGAGTTCATCAGGGACATTCTACTGAACCCTGAGCGCAACCCAGGGCTGATAAAATGGGAGGATCGGACAGAGGGGGTTTTCCGCTTCCTAAAGTCAGAGGCAGTGGCACAGTTATGGGGCAAGAAGAAGAATAACAGCAGCATGACCTATGAGAAACTCAGTCGTGCAATGAG ATATTACTACAAGAGGGAAATCCTAGAACGAGTAGACGGACGCAGACTGGTTTACAAATTTGGAAGGAATgcgagaggatggagggagtcagagaagtga